A region of the Verrucomicrobiota bacterium genome:
GGTTACCTGATTATCAACCAGGCATCGGATGAGCAGCTGGACACGGGGCCCAGGTCAGATAGTTTGAGCGAAGAAGAGAGGGAGATACTGTCACATTTTTCAGGAGGCGAGGTTTTGGATATGGATCGATTAATCGATATGACGGGAAAATCATCTCCTGAGCTTGCGTCTCTTTTGATGCTTTTAGAATTGAAACATCTCGTATCCAAACGTTTCGACGGAGCTTTCGAGGCCAGCGTCCGGATGTAACAAAGTGTGCGGACTTTTGGGTCAACCTGGGGGCCATCCCATTTGGCGACCCGCAAGTAAATGCACATGAAGGTGCGGCACGGCTTCACCTCCATGAGGTCCATTGTTGATGACAATTCTGAAGCCTTTTTCGAGGTTCAGCTTCTTGGCGACGTTCCGGGCGGTGAGCAGCAAGTGCCCAAGAACCGCCTGGTCTTCATCTTCCGCCAGAGACGTTCGCACAATATGCTTTTTTGGAATAATTAATAGGTGAACAGGTGCCTGCGGACTGATATCTCGAATAGCGACACAAAGATCGTCTTCATGTTCAAAATTGCCGGGGATCTCGCGGTTGATGATTTTGGTGAAGATAGATGGTTCTGACATAAAAGGGATAAATAAGTTTTAAACCACAGATGGATCACAGATGAACTCAGATTAATTTAGAATCACTCGTTCAAATTCCAGCTTGGGATGGTTGAAATTTAATATCAGGCCAAGGGGCAGCCCAGTCACTCTTAAATAATTTAGCATCTGACCTCGTTCGTTCATCTGTGGTTAGTCTTTAAAGCAGAATCAAAGTAAGTTCAGTGTTTTTCGTGGTCCAATAGGCAGCGAGCTCACGCAGGTATCCAACAGCTTCTTCGTATTCGTGGTCGAGTTTGGAAGGCCAATTATTGTGCTGGCCTTGGATAGCGGAGCGCAAACCCGTGCCGATGAACATGGCTTTGGGAAATCCGGCAATTTGTTTAAGGCCGGAAATAATTTCTTCACGTGCCCAAAGAGGATCGAAGGGGCGATCGTTCAGGAATGCCTCCCAATGGTAAAATCCAAAGTTCTGATCGCGGGTAAGGTATTTTTCCAGGAGCTGGACCAGGGCTTGGTTAAACGCTTCGGGCTGACCGGGATCTTCAATATCACCGGTTGCCGCAAAGTTGATGGTTTGCTCGATATGTCGAGCCAGGTAAAGGTCTTGACCGGTCAATAGCGGGAAAAGCGTATTGAGAAGATGTAGGCGGGTTATGCGGTCCCTTTGATCAGCTTTCATGTGTTCAGCTATTCAGGTTGGAAATGTCCTGCATGAGTTCATTGATATCCCGGAAGTCTTTATACACGCAGGCAAACCGCACATAAGCGATTTGATCGATTTTCTTTAATCGGAACATGATATTTTCGCCAATGGCACGGCTGGGGATTTCGTAATCGTACTCATCCATGAGATCCTCGATCACGTCGTTTACGAGAAGGTTGATTTGCTCGATATCCACCGGCAGCTTTTCCGTCGCTTTGCGAATTCCATTCACGATCTTGCCTCTGTCAAATTCTTCACTTCGGCCGTCGCTTTTAAGCACCATTAGTCCCTCGTGCTGAATTTCTTCCACAGTGTTGAAGCGGTGGCTGCAGGTGATGCACTCTCGACGCCGTCGGATGGAGTTACCTTCTTTGGCAACTCTTGAGTCGATCACCT
Encoded here:
- a CDS encoding histidine triad nucleotide-binding protein: MSEPSIFTKIINREIPGNFEHEDDLCVAIRDISPQAPVHLLIIPKKHIVRTSLAEDEDQAVLGHLLLTARNVAKKLNLEKGFRIVINNGPHGGEAVPHLHVHLLAGRQMGWPPG
- the nrdR gene encoding transcriptional regulator NrdR; translated protein: MKCPRCSSTDIKVIDSRVAKEGNSIRRRRECITCSHRFNTVEEIQHEGLMVLKSDGRSEEFDRGKIVNGIRKATEKLPVDIEQINLLVNDVIEDLMDEYDYEIPSRAIGENIMFRLKKIDQIAYVRFACVYKDFRDINELMQDISNLNS